From Gimesia panareensis, the proteins below share one genomic window:
- a CDS encoding PQQ-binding-like beta-propeller repeat protein — translation MKLKLSLALLLLWTVQLPQTGFCDDWPQWGGPQHDLVWREKGIVKELPTKGVLPRMWSAPLGEGYSGPAVAEVDSRWCVFVTDRIYKQRVGFERVHCLDAVTGKLIWGYEYPVEYTVSYPAGPRSTPVINDGRVYTVGAQGNFFCFDAKTGKVLWSKNFVTDYGTKLPNWGMVAAPLVDGDQLITLVGGQKNALVVSFDKKTGKELWRSLSDTAVGYAPPVIFEFGGKRELIVWHPTAVSALEPETGKVIWEVPYGVKYGLTIATPRKVGNRLFVASFYNGPRMIEVAEDGQSAKVVWAGKSDSEINTDGLHPIMMTPVFDGKNIYGVGSYGQLRGLDAGNGQRLWETFAATGKGRWWNAFIIPHEDRYFLHNEQGDLIIANLTPEGYEELSRAKLIEPTRRVQRRMTIWSHPAFALKSVFARNDKEIIRVDLSAK, via the coding sequence ATGAAATTGAAACTGTCGCTCGCGCTGTTGCTGCTCTGGACTGTCCAGCTGCCTCAAACCGGTTTTTGTGATGACTGGCCCCAGTGGGGCGGACCGCAGCACGACCTGGTCTGGCGGGAGAAAGGGATTGTCAAAGAACTGCCTACGAAAGGTGTGCTGCCGCGAATGTGGTCAGCGCCGCTGGGAGAAGGTTATTCCGGTCCCGCGGTGGCGGAGGTCGATTCCCGCTGGTGCGTGTTCGTCACGGATCGGATTTATAAACAACGGGTTGGCTTCGAACGGGTGCATTGCCTGGACGCCGTCACCGGCAAACTGATCTGGGGCTATGAATATCCAGTCGAATATACGGTCAGTTATCCCGCCGGCCCGCGGTCGACCCCGGTGATCAATGACGGTCGCGTCTATACGGTCGGCGCGCAGGGGAACTTTTTCTGCTTCGATGCCAAAACAGGCAAAGTGCTCTGGAGCAAAAACTTTGTCACGGATTACGGCACAAAGCTGCCGAACTGGGGCATGGTCGCTGCCCCCCTGGTGGACGGTGATCAACTGATAACACTGGTCGGCGGACAGAAAAATGCGCTGGTGGTCAGCTTCGATAAAAAGACCGGGAAAGAGCTCTGGCGTTCGTTGAGTGACACGGCCGTCGGTTATGCCCCGCCGGTCATCTTTGAATTTGGTGGCAAGCGGGAGTTGATCGTCTGGCATCCGACGGCGGTCTCCGCCCTGGAACCGGAAACCGGCAAGGTGATCTGGGAGGTGCCTTACGGAGTGAAGTATGGCCTGACAATCGCGACGCCCCGCAAAGTGGGGAACCGGCTGTTCGTCGCCAGCTTTTATAATGGTCCGCGAATGATCGAAGTCGCCGAAGATGGCCAGTCGGCGAAAGTCGTCTGGGCCGGGAAGAGCGACAGCGAGATCAATACCGACGGACTGCATCCAATCATGATGACGCCGGTCTTCGACGGGAAAAACATTTACGGCGTGGGCAGCTACGGTCAGCTGCGGGGACTGGACGCCGGCAATGGACAGCGGCTCTGGGAAACATTTGCTGCGACCGGCAAGGGCCGCTGGTGGAATGCGTTTATCATTCCGCACGAAGACCGCTATTTCCTGCACAACGAACAGGGCGACCTGATCATCGCGAATCTGACGCCCGAGGGATACGAAGAATTGAGCCGGGCCAAACTGATTGAACCGACGCGGCGCGTCCAGCGGCGGATGACGATCTGGTCGCATCCGGCCTTTGCGTTGAAAAGCGTCTTCGCCCGCAATGACAAGGAAATTATCCGGGTTGATCTTTCGGCAAAGTAA
- the pyk gene encoding pyruvate kinase, giving the protein MKTKIIATVGPASCSREMLQKLIIAGVDLFRLNFAHGKHEWLAEIVQNIHELSEEMSKPIGILGDLSGPKIRLGVLPGDEINCRQDMRFRFIQGMETSHPQELTCTYESLISDLRVGDPVLLADGMVAMRVVEKSEDNEYVECVVEREGVIRSKQGVNLPGVQLSTPCLTEKDLDDLAWAVQHGLDYIGLSFVRSANDIKQLSDEIDKLNPLEPPHIVAKIEKIEAVSDIEQILKLTDAVMVARGDLGVEVDIERVPIIQKRIIHLCNQYRIPVITATQMLDSMQFNTFPTRAEASDVANAVLDGSDAVMLSGETAVGVSPLAAVEMMSRIVREAARILSSNLHSEETTSNRRLYAREVTEAVTLGAGITAEKLDADLMVTCTHEGKTAMALSKQRRTVPTVALTDRPATARRMTLYWGVTSLLTDVVDKSPQKILKFIVNYGKQHGFLSSGSQIVLISGTDWSSLGHDMLLVHEVK; this is encoded by the coding sequence GTGAAAACCAAAATTATTGCCACTGTCGGCCCCGCTTCCTGTTCACGCGAAATGCTGCAGAAGCTGATCATTGCCGGCGTGGATCTGTTTCGACTCAACTTCGCACATGGCAAGCATGAATGGCTGGCGGAGATCGTACAGAACATTCACGAACTGTCCGAAGAGATGAGTAAGCCGATCGGGATTCTGGGCGATCTGTCCGGCCCCAAGATTCGTCTCGGCGTTCTGCCCGGCGATGAAATCAACTGTCGCCAGGACATGCGTTTCCGTTTCATTCAGGGAATGGAGACCAGTCATCCGCAGGAGCTGACCTGCACCTACGAGTCACTGATCAGTGATCTGCGGGTCGGCGATCCGGTACTGCTGGCAGACGGAATGGTCGCGATGCGGGTCGTGGAAAAATCGGAAGACAACGAGTACGTGGAATGTGTGGTCGAGCGGGAGGGCGTGATCCGCAGCAAGCAGGGAGTTAACCTGCCCGGCGTGCAGCTCAGTACGCCCTGTCTGACGGAAAAAGATCTGGATGACCTGGCCTGGGCTGTGCAGCACGGTCTCGATTACATCGGCCTCAGCTTTGTCCGTTCCGCGAATGACATCAAACAGCTCAGTGATGAGATCGACAAGCTGAATCCGCTGGAGCCGCCACACATCGTCGCCAAAATCGAAAAGATCGAAGCGGTCAGCGATATCGAACAGATCCTCAAGCTGACCGATGCGGTGATGGTGGCGCGGGGCGACCTGGGCGTCGAAGTCGATATCGAACGTGTGCCTATTATCCAGAAACGCATCATCCATCTCTGTAATCAGTATCGCATCCCGGTCATCACCGCAACTCAGATGCTGGACAGCATGCAGTTCAACACCTTTCCCACCCGGGCGGAAGCCAGCGATGTCGCGAACGCCGTACTGGATGGCAGCGACGCGGTGATGCTTTCCGGCGAGACCGCGGTCGGCGTCAGCCCGCTGGCTGCAGTGGAAATGATGAGCCGCATCGTCCGTGAAGCCGCGCGGATTCTTTCTTCGAATCTGCATTCGGAGGAGACCACCAGCAATCGTCGCCTGTATGCCCGCGAAGTGACGGAAGCGGTCACGCTGGGAGCCGGGATCACCGCAGAAAAACTGGACGCGGATCTGATGGTAACCTGTACCCACGAAGGGAAAACCGCGATGGCGCTGTCTAAACAACGACGGACGGTGCCTACCGTGGCGCTGACAGACCGGCCGGCCACCGCGCGGCGGATGACCCTCTACTGGGGCGTGACCTCGCTATTGACGGATGTGGTCGACAAATCCCCGCAGAAAATTCTGAAGTTCATCGTGAATTACGGCAAGCAGCATGGCTTCCTGTCGTCGGGGAGTCAGATTGTGCTGATCTCCGGCACCGACTGGAGTTCACTGGGGCATGACATGCTGCTGGTCCACGAAGTCAAATAA